AAGTGTCCATCCCGGGTTTCCCTCGATCCCGGGTCCCCCCCATATCCCGGTTCCCCCATATCCCAGTTCCCCCATCTCGAAGTGTCCATCCCGGGTTTCCCTCGATCCCGGGTCCCCCCGTATCCCGGTGTCCCCCCCCCCATCCCGCCCGTCCCGCAGCGCTGGCCCCGCCCCCTGCCGCAGCCAACGGGCGAGCGTGGCGCGTGCCCCGCCCGCGCGCGCCGCCGCCCCTATATAAGCGGCCATTGCGGCGCCCCCCCCTCAGCTCCGCCTCCGCCTCCCTCGCCTGGCagcgccgccgctcccgctgcTCCCGCCATGACCGATGCGGCCGTGTCCTTCGCCAAGGATTTCCTCGCCGGCGGGGTGGCGGCCGCCATCTCCAAGACCGCCGTCGCTCCCATCGAGAgggtgaagctgctgctgcaggtgagcGTTGGGGGCCGCCGCAAGGTCGCCGCAAGGAGAGGGGGGGCGGCGGGCCCGGCGGGCGCGGGCTCGGGCGCTGACGGCGGCGTGTGGGCCCCCGCAGGTGCAACACGCCAGCAAGCAGATCTCCGCCGACAAGCAGTACAAGGGCATCATCGACTGCGTGGTGCGCATCCCTCGGGAGCAGGGCGTCCTCTCCTTCTGGCGCGGCAACCTGGCCAATGTGATCCGCTACTTCCCCACCCAAGCCCTCAACTTCGCCTTCAAGGATAAGTACAAGCAGATCTTCCTGGGCGGCGTGGACAAGCGGACCCAGTTCTGGCGGTACTTCGCCGGTAACTTGGCGTCCGGAGGTGCTGCCGGCGCGACCTCCCTGTGCTTCGTGTACCCCCTTGACTTTGCCCGAACCCGCCTGGCCGCGGACGTGGGTAAAGCCGGGGCCGACCGCGAGTTCAGTGGGCTCGGTGACTGCCTGGTCAAAATCTTCCGCTCGGATGGCCTCCGGGGCCTGTACCAGGGCTTCAGTGTCTCTGTCCAGGGCATCATCATCTACAGAGCTGCCTACTTTGGCATCTATGACACCGCGAAGGGTAGGTTGACTGAAGTGGGCCTGAAAGtagagggagctgctgggccGCGGCGGGCCCGCGGTGCATTTCGGCAGTGCTGGTGGCTCGCTTGCCGTGCTCATCAAAGCCTCTCTCCCGCAGGAATGCTCCCAGACCCAAAGAACACCCACATCATTGTCAGCTGGATGATCGCTCAGAGCGTCACCGCAGTCGCCGGTTTGGTCTCATACCCTTTTGACACGGTGCGTCGTCGCATGATGATGCAGTCTGGCCGTAAAGGAGGTAAGTTTCTACTTCATTGTCTAGGAAATACAGGGCTTTGCTGAACTAACAGTTGGTGATGGAGCTGAGGAGAAAGCAGAGTGGTTTAGCTTTCACCTGGTCATGTGGATATCCTCACCTCTTGGGGGCAGGGGTGTGGGAGTGGCTGCAGAAACAGGAGACAGGTGGGGGCATGGATGGGTTGGCCTGCACAGCACACCTGTAAGGGTGGGTACCTGTCCGTAGGGATGAACAGCCGAACTTGCCCAAGGATATTGCAAACTAGTGACTCCGGTGCAAGAACCTTTGTAGCAGGCATGGCCTGGCTGACTCTGCAGTAGCTTTTGGGTCTGGAAGTGCTGATGTTAAAGCAAACAGTTGCTGCCTTCTGCTCAAATTGGTCCTTCCAGTGTCTCCCAGTGGGTAATGCAGCAGCAGTGTATCTTCTGGGCAGTCATGTCCTCTGGTGTACTAATACTGGAGAAAGTCAAGAAATGGGATGCTGCTGAGGTTATGAAGCTGGCAGATACTTCAGGCCATTTCTGAGCTGGGTGTTGGGGATCTTGGGCATCCAGTTGCTAAAGCTGTCTGTCTTCTGCAGCTGACATAATGTACACTGGCACTCTTGACTGCTGGCGGAAGATTGCCCGGGATGAGGGCTCCAAGGCGTTTTTCAAAGGTGCATGGTCGAATGTACTCCGAGGAATGGGTGGTGCTTTTGTCTTAGTCTTGTATGATGAAATCAAGAAGTACACATAAGTTGTTTCCTGTTGTGAACTGGCATGTTGTTCTGTGTAGTCTATGACCATTCATGGACTTGTTTGAAAACCATCTAGTTACTAAACAGAGACGGCTAATGTCGATAGAAGTTGGCATGGGGCAGGGGAGACGGCCTGCCCTGTCTTTAAGTTATTCCCCCAATGGGACTCATGATGGTTTATATTTCAGTCACTCCTGCTTAAAGagta
Above is a window of Pithys albifrons albifrons isolate INPA30051 chromosome 14, PitAlb_v1, whole genome shotgun sequence DNA encoding:
- the LOC139678696 gene encoding uncharacterized protein; translation: MATLRRDGRVTALQRLGCAGLAGALSLSLTAPLELLTVLAQVGTWHCRQGLRRAGRCLCRAEGVRALWKGNLTACLRLCPYSALQIAASRRLVTLFTDELGHISHWRAIMAGSLAGMVATVVTYPTDVIKTRLIVQNRLEPSYKGILHAFYKIYHQEGFRALYRGVSPAILGAVPFSAGSFFVYISLDKIWQEPIVQFTPLQNFINGCVAAGVAQTLSFPFETVKRKMQAQSPWLPHYGGVDVHFTGMADCFRQTVKNKGVLGLWSGLTPSLLKIVPYFGVMFSTFEFCKRVCLYRNGYIESPLNYKLTPGVDQSLQPQELRELKRFRRENFEPRKSGDSILRGLRVSRLRFRETRQSDVGLYVSVDWAASEPHVGSPISKCPSRVSLDPGSPPYPGSPISQFPHLEVSIPGFPRSRVPPYPGVPPPIPPVPQRWPRPLPQPTGERGACPARARRRPYISGHCGAPPSAPPPPPSPGSAAAPAAPAMTDAAVSFAKDFLAGGVAAAISKTAVAPIERVKLLLQVQHASKQISADKQYKGIIDCVVRIPREQGVLSFWRGNLANVIRYFPTQALNFAFKDKYKQIFLGGVDKRTQFWRYFAGNLASGGAAGATSLCFVYPLDFARTRLAADVGKAGADREFSGLGDCLVKIFRSDGLRGLYQGFSVSVQGIIIYRAAYFGIYDTAKGMLPDPKNTHIIVSWMIAQSVTAVAGLVSYPFDTVRRRMMMQSGRKGADIMYTGTLDCWRKIARDEGSKAFFKGAWSNVLRGMGGAFVLVLYDEIKKYT